One region of Serinus canaria isolate serCan28SL12 chromosome 25, serCan2020, whole genome shotgun sequence genomic DNA includes:
- the PRR13 gene encoding proline-rich protein 13, with protein sequence AAPPNPLGGPGQPPYPAGPPPFPPGPPLVPSGPPLGPPPPQPPHPGVLPHPGVLPSFPPGLDKKAAKKMKKRMKKAHKRHKRSSSSSSSSSSSSSD encoded by the exons GCGGCGCCCCCCAACCCGCTGGgggggccagggcagcccccGTACCCCGCTGGGCCCCCCCCGTTCCCGCCGGGGCCCCCTCTGGTCCCCTCGGGCCCCCCCTTGGGACCCCCCCCGCCGCAGCCCCCCCACCCGGGGGTGCTCCCCCACCCGGGGgtcctcccctccttcccccccgGGCTGGACAAGAAGGCCGcgaagaagatgaagaagaggaTGAAGAAGGCTCACAAGAGGCACAAG cgCTCTTCgtcctcgtcctcctcctcctcctccagcagctccgaCTGA